One Diabrotica virgifera virgifera chromosome 3, PGI_DIABVI_V3a genomic window carries:
- the LOC126882260 gene encoding gastrula zinc finger protein xLCGF3.1-like, whose translation MKTDASSLLSNPDRSDSNLNQYITSTTNMNTGGQRFTCIICKKSLSNKYCLGIHMRLHTGEKPFACEICTKPFSTKAFLKQHMRVHTGERPFECEICTRQYTRKQHLKLHMTVHTGEKPFECEICTKPFLVKSKFERHMLLHTDEKPFECEICTKQFSMMDYLKRHMTVHADEKPFECNICTKKLTTKQNLQSHMRVHTGEKQFECEICTKQFTTKQNLQSHMMVHTDEKPFKCEICSKQFSSKLLLKSHMTVHISKKPFECEICTKQFSIKSKLKTHNMIVHAEKPFECEICTKQFSTKTNLKRHTTVHFDEKPFECEICTKKFSTTGNLKSHMKVHTKKNNLNV comes from the coding sequence ATGAAAACTGATGCCAGTAGCCTATTATCAAATCCTGATAGAAGTGACAGTAATTTGAACCAATATATAACTTCCACTACTAATATGAACACTGGAGGACAACGTTTTACATGTATCATTTGCAAGAAATCATTGTCAAACAAATATTGTTTAGGTATTCATATGAGActacacactggggaaaaaccttttgcatgtgaaatttgcaccaaaccgTTTTCAACGAAAGCATTCCTAAAAcagcatatgagagtgcatactggtgaaagaccatttgaatgtgaaatttgcaccagaCAATATACAAGAAAGCAACATTTAAAATTACATATGacagtgcatactggtgaaaaaccatttgaatgtgaaatctGCACCAAACCATTTTTAGTTAAGAGTAAATTCGAAAGACATATGTTACTGCATACcgatgaaaaaccatttgaatgcgaaatttgcaccaaacaattTTCAATGATGGATTATTTAAAAAGACATATGACAGTGCATGCTGATGAGAAACCATTTGAATGTAATATTTGTACTAAGAAGTTGACAACAAAGCAAAATTTACAAtcacatatgagagtgcatactggtgaaaaacaaTTCGAATGTGAAATTTGTACCAAACAGTTTACAACAAAGCAAAATTTACAATCTCATATGATGGTGCATACTgatgaaaaaccatttaaatgtgaaatttgtagcaAACAGTTTTCATCTAAACTACTTTTAAAGTCGCATATGACAGTGCATATTAGtaaaaaaccatttgaatgtgaaatctgcaccaaacagttttcaattaaaagtaaactaaaaactcataataTGATAGTGCATgctgaaaaaccatttgaatgcgAGATTTGCACCAAACAATTTTCAACAAAGACTAACTTAAAAAGGCATACAACAGTGCATTTtgatgaaaaaccatttgaatgtgaaatttgcaccaaaaaaTTTTCAACAACTGGTAATTTAAAATCGCATATGA